Part of the Vibrio ishigakensis genome, AGCAAACCAAGGGTCGCAATACCGTATTTGCCTTCCGTGGTGCATACCACGGCATGACCAATGGCACCATGGGCATGATGGGCAACTTAGGCACCAAGGCGCGTCGCACTGGTCTTATGGCTGACGTGCACTTTATGCCGTTCCCATACAACCTACGCTGTCCGTTTGGTCTTGGCGGCGAAGCTGGCGCGAAAGCGGGTATCCGTTACATTGAGCGTCTACTAAACGACGACGAAGCTGGCATTATGAAGCCAGCGGCTATCTTTGTTGAGCCAGTGCAAGGTGAAGGCGGTGTTATTCCGGCTCCTGCTTCTTGGCTACGTGAGCTTCGTCGTATTTGTGATGAGCACGATATCCTACTTGTTCTAGATGAAATCCAATGTGGCGTAGGTAAAACCGGTCACCGTTTTGCATTTGAAGAGGCGGGTATCGTGCCTGACATTTTATGTCTATCTAAGGCGATTGGCGGTGGATTACCTATGTCTCTACTTGTGTTCAAGAAAGAGATCGATACCTGGAATGCAGGTGAGCACACAGGCACCTTCCGTGGTAACCAACTTGCTATGGTATCTGGCGCTAAAGCTCTAGAGATCATCGAGCGTGATGGTTTAGTTGAGCACGCAGCGACAGCGGGCCAATATCTGCGAGCAGGCCTTGAGGCAATTCAGAAGAAAGTAAACTGTATCGCGGAAGTACGCGGCAAAGGTCTAATGCTTGGCGTTGAGGTCGTTAAACCATCGGGCGAGCGTAACAAGTTTGGCGAGCGTGTTGCTGATAGTGCATTGACGCTAGGCATTCAGCGTGCGGCGCTTGAGCGCGGCTTGATGGTTGAAAAGGGTGGTCGTGACGGCAGTGTTATCCGCTTCTTGCCACCTCTGATCATCACACATGAGCAAATCGATTTCGCGCTTGAGACAATGGAAGCAGCAATCATTGCAGCTGGCGGTTCATACACTGACCCAGCGCCAACTAATAGTGAGTGGAAGAAGCACTTCATTCACACAGGCGCAGAGGGCGCTGCTGAATTTGCTAAGGTGATGCACCACACCACTGAATCAATGAAAGCGGTATTCGAGCAAACAGACAAGCCATATTCAGGCATGAACCCTGTAGAGCTTGAACAAGCGATCAACAGCGTTGACCTGAGCACGGGTAATCGTGAGCTTACTGACGTGGTTGATGATGCCTCTGAGCTGGTTGCCAAGAACTCAATTATGGTTCAGCACCCAAGCTGCATCGCACACCTACACACGCCACCTCTAATGTCTGCAGTAGCGGCAGAGGCGATGATCGCAGGTCTTAACCAGTCTATGGACTCTTGGGACCAAGCATCGGCAGCCACCTATGTTGAGCAAAAGGTTGTGGACTGGATGTGTGAGCAGTACGAAATGGGTGATAAGGCTGACGGCATCTTTACCAGTGGCGGCACACAGAGTAACCAAATGGGCCTAATGCTGGCACGTGATTGGTTTGCAGACATCACCAGTGGTCATTCTATCCAGAAAATGGGTAACCCAGACTACGCAGACAAACTGCGTATCGTGTGCTCGAAAAAATCTCACTTTACAGTGCAAAAAGCCGCGGCTTGGATGGGGCTAGGTGAGAAAGCGGTAGTAACTGTAGATACTCATGCCGATGGCACTATGCACATCGAAGCGCTTTCAAAAGAAATCTCTGCGCTAAAAGAGCAGGGCCTGATGCCATTCGCTTTAGTCGCAACTGCAGGTACTACTGACCACGGCGCTATCGACAACATAGATGCGATGGCCGAAGTCGCTCGTGAGCAAAACCTATGGCTACATGTTGATGGTGCTTACGGCGGCGCGCTAATGCTAAGCAGTCGTAAAGACCGTTTAAAAGGTATCGAGAAAGCAGATTCAGTGTCTGTAGACTTCCACAAACTGTTCTATCAAACAATCAGCTGTGGCTCGCTACTTATCAAAGACAAGTCGAACTTTAAGTACCTGCTTCATCACGCGGATTACCTAAACCGAGAGCACGATGAGCTTCCAAACCTAGTAGACAAGTCTATTGCGACCACTAAGCGTTTCGATGCATTGAAAGTCTATATAACGATGCAAAACGTGGGTCCTAAGGCGCTTGGTCAAATGTATGATCACCTGCTGGATCAGACTCAAGAAGTAGCTCAGATGGTGCGCGAGCATGAGATGTTTGATCTGCTAGCAGACCCAGCGC contains:
- a CDS encoding pyridoxal phosphate-dependent class III aminotransferase, which gives rise to MSSAFEFEMSANSAGFSSDVPVVEGVYDLTPDQMLIDQAEHESEVRSYPRRLPLAIKRAYGALVEDTRGQMFLDCLAGAGTLALGYNHPEINQALKEQLESGLPYQTLDITTRAKDNFIKRVKAFLPEEFAKHSAIQFCGPSGADAVEAAIKLAKQTKGRNTVFAFRGAYHGMTNGTMGMMGNLGTKARRTGLMADVHFMPFPYNLRCPFGLGGEAGAKAGIRYIERLLNDDEAGIMKPAAIFVEPVQGEGGVIPAPASWLRELRRICDEHDILLVLDEIQCGVGKTGHRFAFEEAGIVPDILCLSKAIGGGLPMSLLVFKKEIDTWNAGEHTGTFRGNQLAMVSGAKALEIIERDGLVEHAATAGQYLRAGLEAIQKKVNCIAEVRGKGLMLGVEVVKPSGERNKFGERVADSALTLGIQRAALERGLMVEKGGRDGSVIRFLPPLIITHEQIDFALETMEAAIIAAGGSYTDPAPTNSEWKKHFIHTGAEGAAEFAKVMHHTTESMKAVFEQTDKPYSGMNPVELEQAINSVDLSTGNRELTDVVDDASELVAKNSIMVQHPSCIAHLHTPPLMSAVAAEAMIAGLNQSMDSWDQASAATYVEQKVVDWMCEQYEMGDKADGIFTSGGTQSNQMGLMLARDWFADITSGHSIQKMGNPDYADKLRIVCSKKSHFTVQKAAAWMGLGEKAVVTVDTHADGTMHIEALSKEISALKEQGLMPFALVATAGTTDHGAIDNIDAMAEVAREQNLWLHVDGAYGGALMLSSRKDRLKGIEKADSVSVDFHKLFYQTISCGSLLIKDKSNFKYLLHHADYLNREHDELPNLVDKSIATTKRFDALKVYITMQNVGPKALGQMYDHLLDQTQEVAQMVREHEMFDLLADPALSTVLFRCKHLDEARLDKLNQKVRIEALTRGVAVLGETVVDGHSALKFTILNPCLTLSDFEKLLNDIDKLAVELAASGL